The following DNA comes from Verrucomicrobiia bacterium.
ACGCTTCGAGATTGTGGAGAATTTGCTTGGCGCGTTCGAGCACGGCCTTGGGCACGCCCGCCAATCGCGCGACCTGGATGCCATAACTTTTGTCCGTGCCGCCCTCAACAATCTTGCGCAAGAAAACGATCTGGTCGTTCCACTCGCGCACGGCGACGTTGAAATTCTTGAGCCTCGGCAATCGCCCGGATAATTCGGTCAACTCATGATAATGCGTGGCAAACAAAGTTTTCGCGCCCACCTGATTGTGGAGATGCTCGACGATGGACCACGCCAAACTGAGGCCGTCGAACGTGCTCGTGCCGCGGCCAATTTCGTCGAGGATGATCAGGCTGCGCGGGGTGGCGTTATTGAGGATGTTGGCCGTCTCGCTCATCTCGACCATGAAGGTGGATTGCCCGCGCGCAAGGTCGTCGCTCGCGCCGATGCGTGTGAAAATGCGGTCCACAAGATCAATCTGCGCCTCGGCGGCGGGCACAAAAGCGCCGGTGTGCGCGAGCAACGCCAGCAACGCCACCTGCCGGATGTAAGTGCTTTTGCCCGCCATGTTCGGTCCCGTGATGAGCGCGATTTGCGGCAACGTAGGAGCGGCATCCTGCCTGTCTCCATTTTCTTTTTTTACCCCGGTCAATTCCGTATCATTCGGCACGAACCGCTCCTCGCTTAAATTCTGTTCCAGCACGGGATGCCGACCGTCGCGAATCGTCAGCACTCCTTCATCACCGACCGTTGGCCGGCAATAACCAAACAGCCGCGCGATTTCCGCGAACGACCCCAGCACGTCCGATTGCGCGAGCGCCACCGCCGTGCGCTGCAACATCGGCAATTGCCCGAGCACTTCC
Coding sequences within:
- the mutS gene encoding DNA mismatch repair protein MutS, coding for SLKQILRDLAGSPRRCANDSLNEKVFEDVEPANELPSLLAELETEVTEMPDLVELIHRAIAEEPPLALKEGGLIRDGFDAALDELRGASRSGKDWIAKLQQDEIERTGITSLKVRFNSVFGYYIEVTRANLDKVPAHYTRKQTIANGERFITPELKEMEGKILGAEERSVKLEYELFQHVREEVLGQLPMLQRTAVALAQSDVLGSFAEIARLFGYCRPTVGDEGVLTIRDGRHPVLEQNLSEERFVPNDTELTGVKKENGDRQDAAPTLPQIALITGPNMAGKSTYIRQVALLALLAHTGAFVPAAEAQIDLVDRIFTRIGASDDLARGQSTFMVEMSETANILNNATPRSLIILDEIGRGTSTFDGLSLAWSIVEHLHNQVGAKTLFATHYHELTELSGRLPRLKNFNVAVREWNDQIVFLRKIVEGGTDKSYGIQVARLAGVPKAVLERAKQILHNLEASELTPEGTVRGQSRHRAEREKLQNLAPPPQMDLFG